The Arachis hypogaea cultivar Tifrunner chromosome 14, arahy.Tifrunner.gnm2.J5K5, whole genome shotgun sequence DNA window CTTATTTGTTTCATGGCGTGGATTCGGCCACTCAGGATTGGATTGTTGACCAGATGCATTCAGTAATTAATCTCATATTCACTACTTACTTCTTAtgcatttttttaatcaattagttaattattatgtTTATGCCTTTGTTTTTTGCTAAATTGCTTTATAATTTAGATGTTATGTGTTTTGGTTCTGAATAACTGTTAACTGCTTATCAACTTATACgatttgaaaataacaacagaGGCCTCAAATTATAGAAAGGGAATCAGAGACAAAATTATTTTGCTTTCAAATAAATTTCGTTGTTTTAGAAGAGTACCATTATGAGGTGCAATGCATGTGTCAAGCTCACTTCTTTGAGGAAGTAATTGATTTTTCCTCTAAGATTTCAGTAGGACTTTGATTATAAAATTGTTCCAAAACTAAGCTAATTAAACAACACACTGTTTCTCGCTAACTTTGTTgcctttttttattgttaatcaaGTTTTATTCCCTCAAAATATGAACATTTTCCGgttttaatcatttttttttttgtaaagatTTAGTTACTTGCATATGATGTTGTGAATATTTTACTCAAAAATATTGAGCTTTCAAAAACATTGCTTTGAATATGGTGAATCAATAGACCAATTTTCATTAGAAGATGAACTTCCATAGTTGTCTGTGTTATAGGTCCGACCGGTCGTAGAAACTGGATATGAAAATGTTTTACTTGTGAGATTGTTGTTAGAGACCAGAATACCTTCCATCAGGAAGTCTTCAGTGAGTACAATGTCTTATCTCTGATCTTTAGCATTTATCCGTGGAATTTGCATCTGCTTTTGACTGATGCCTACTTTTTTTTGCAAGGTTGCAGAGGGGCTCACGGTTGAGGGTATATTGGAAAATTGGTCCAAGTTGAAGCCTGTTATCATGGAAGAGTGGAGTGAGAATAGAGAAACTTTGATAGATCTTTTTGGAAAGGTTAGAGATGAATGGTTGGAGCAGGATTTCGCTACTTGGATCGGTGCAAATAGGTAACCAAATTAAATCTTCTGAGCTGTGATTAGTTTAGCATATTTATATCACATGAAGGAGATCTACTACTACTAATTCGTGATGTTTGTCTATAGATTCTATCCTGGTGTTTCTGATGCATTAAAATTTGCAAGCTCGAGAGTGTACATTGTCACCACAAAACAGGTCAGCATCCAACCTTCTTTTTGACCCTAACTAGGGGATGATAATCCTGTCAACAGAAACTTTTGTCTAAGTATTAATGAAAAATACTCCATTCCATAATATTTTTACTTTCGAAAGTCAATGTATCTTGATATAAATTGCaagtaaatatataaaatttttaatgcacCGAATTTTCAAGGTGATAATTATTTTGGAATGAAAGAGTAAGAGAGAAAGGAAGATAATGTTGTCCTAATACGACTTATGCACCTTTTGCAATTTTACATCATGTCCCCTGTTCATTTTGTATCTTTATCATTTCTTTTGTAATTTTAGAGCCGTTTTGCCGATGCTTTACTCCGAGAGCTTGCTGGGGTGACAATTCCACCTGAAAGAATATATGGTCTAGGAACTGGGTTAGTGTAGTATATATTCGTCTAAAATAATGTCCAGTGATGCTTTaacgtttctttctttttttattgtttttcttttcttttctcttgctTTATTTTTTGAAAGGAAATTCACTTTCCTTGCACCATCTTTGGTTTTACCGGTAGGCCTAAGGTGGAAGTGCTGAAGCAGCTTCAAAAGAGACTAGAGCACCAAGGACTCACACTTCAGTAAGATATTGTGCTACTAGAACTAATTATACATCATTCTGGTTATTGTTATTTCTACTGGAACTCTATTATTGCTTACATGAAATTAACTCTTTTAACCAGCTTTGTTGAGGATCGGCTTGCTACCTTAAAAAATGTCATCAAAGAACCTGAGTTAGATCAATGGAATCTGTATTTAGGTAGCTTCCTTTTGTATTTCTTAACCAGTTTATAATTGGAATGGATTCTCTCATGGGAAAATATTACATGACATCGTGATACGTATGGTCGAGTGTGCCTGATAAGTGTAATTGTTTTTGGGATCAGGGAACTGGGGTTACAACactcagaaagagagagaagaagctgCGGCTATCCCCAGAATTCAAGTTCTTGAGCTGTCGGACTTCAGTAAGAAGTTGAAATGATTGTTTGTTGCCTTCATTGAATTTTCACTTTTTCAGGCGTCAGCATTGAACTGAACATTTTGTTACCATCTCATTTATTCAGTTTGTTGTGACCACAATCTTTCTATTTAAAATGGCTGCTGTAACTGTATCCTCTAATGTTATATAGAGAAATGTTTTTTCAGTACATAGTAATATAGTATATATACACACAATAAATTGACAGTTGATTATTGAAACTCAAAACTGGTTTTCATTATGTAAGTGTTATGTTCAATAAGAAAAGATAGATCTACACTCTTGGATGAAGGCAATGTGTTGAGTTTACACATATATAACTGAGTTTGCTTTTATTTGGGTGGCTAAATATATTAAGTTATCACAATGTggaaataaatagaggaaataTGTGCCTCAAATGAAGCTGCAAGATCAATGTGGAAGATTCCAAAAAATATGACGCCACTCATAGTCATATGTGAATGACTATTTCGAAAGCAAATATTATTTGTGGTAATACTACGCTGAAAAAAGGTACTGAAATATTTCGAGGATTTACTACACATCTTCCATCTTAGAAGGCAGGTTTGGTCTCCATCAAAGTTATGCAAAATGGTAAAAATATTAATGCATAGATAAAATTATATTGTAATGCACGAAAACTTAAATAACAAATTCCATCAAAATAAAGTCGACTATATAGATCaaacaatattattatattcagTTATATATCATGTCTATAATAAATTCATTTATGCTGTAGATGAGCTTAATTAATAAGGTAACGGTAGCTCTTTTCACTCAAACTTAGATATTACCATAGGCCTTTCCTTTAAAGATCTAACATGCAAACCAAAAAATGTAATCTTACACTGTTAAAGTGTGTTTAGTTTGGAATTTGTTAAGCCACCTAAGCATAGCACCTTTTCAAGGGCATCAAGGCGATTTTTTTTACTTAGATAAGTTTTTAAAGAACAGACATAATTCATAAAAATTACAACCATGTTAAGTGTATTAAAAGTGTCATTTACAAAAACTTAGATTAAATGACAAAAGAAAGAAACTATTGGCATTATTATTAAAtagacaaaaatgaaaaataaacaaaaaaaaaatgatagacATTCACGTGTCATAATTTTAATGGAAGCTAGGCCCCAAAGATTTTCAATCCTGTTTTGGATGGCGGGTATTGTGTACCAtgcaaatttatattattatcttgGTATAAAATACATATAGATAGACATTGCAAGATTGAAAGGAACTTAGGAAAAATGGGTCATCTTTATGCATTAGACTTTGATGGAGTTCTGTGTGATACTTGTGGAGAGACTGCTATCTCTGCCGTCAAGGTTCATGCTCTCTCTTCCTCCCTCTCTCTTAAAATAATTGAAGAGAAATACACCCAGTATTTCCAACATTTTCATTGTATATATGTTCTTCTAGTTCTAggatttctatcttcttttactaATGTTTCAAATTTTCTGTTAATGTTATCCAGTTAGTGGAAAATATCAATAAGATTCTAATGTCATAATGTAT harbors:
- the LOC112743190 gene encoding uncharacterized protein isoform X1, which encodes MHSVRPVVETGYENVLLVRLLLETRIPSIRKSSVAEGLTVEGILENWSKLKPVIMEEWSENRETLIDLFGKVRDEWLEQDFATWIGANRFYPGVSDALKFASSRVYIVTTKQSRFADALLRELAGVTIPPERIYGLGTGPKVEVLKQLQKRLEHQGLTLHFVEDRLATLKNVIKEPELDQWNLYLGNWGYNTQKEREEAAAIPRIQVLELSDFSKKLK
- the LOC112743190 gene encoding uncharacterized protein isoform X2 gives rise to the protein MHSVAEGLTVEGILENWSKLKPVIMEEWSENRETLIDLFGKVRDEWLEQDFATWIGANRFYPGVSDALKFASSRVYIVTTKQSRFADALLRELAGVTIPPERIYGLGTGPKVEVLKQLQKRLEHQGLTLHFVEDRLATLKNVIKEPELDQWNLYLGNWGYNTQKEREEAAAIPRIQVLELSDFSKKLK